Genomic DNA from Ilyobacter polytropus DSM 2926:
CTGTTTTTATATTTTTTATACACTGAGATGCTAAACTTGTATTTTAAGATAAATACTGGGGGAATCTATGAACAACATACTTTGGGATAACAAATTAAAAATTTTAGACTTTGCTTTTCAACCTATAATATGTGCAAATTCAGGCGAGATATACGGTGTAGAAGCTCTTCTTAGAAACAGTTTAGAGGCTGGTTTCAAAAATATCGGAGATGTCTTTGACAGCGCCTATAAGGATGGTTCCTTATATACACTTGATTTAATGCTTCGAGAAAAAGCCATCCAGAAATTTAAAAAACTGAAATTCCACAAAAGTATAAAAATATTTTATAATCTAGACAACCGACTTTTAGAAATGCCCAACTTTTCAATGGGAAAAACAGAGATTCTTTTGAAGGAAAATAAAATAGAAAAGAGCTCTTTGTGTTTTGAGATATCGGAAAAATACAAACTCAACAAGATAGAGGATATCAATGATATGCTGAGCGTATATAAGAGTGAAGGGTATATTATTGCCTTAGATGACTTTGGAAGCGGCTTTTCTAACCTTCAGAAACTTTATCACTTTGACATAAATCTTTTAAAAATAGACAGATTTTTTATCAAAAATGTGGGAAAGAGCAGTAAAAAAAGAATTTTCTTAAACAACATAATAAATCTAGTTCATACTCTAGGGGGACTTGTAGTGGCAGAAGGGATCGAGACAGAGGAAGAGATGCACGTTTGTCGTATGCTCGGCTGCGACCTCTTACAGGGATATTACATACAACATCCCAGTCAAAACTTAGACGATATCAAAGTGCTGTATCACCATGTAAAAGAAAACATTATAAAACAGGAGAATTTTTTAGGGGAAGACAGAAACATTATCGAAAGTCATATTTTAAAAATAGAAGGAACCTACATAGAAAACCATATGGATAAGATTTTAGAAGTTTTGAAAAAAAATAGCCATGCAGAGGTCTTCCCGATATTAGACCAAGACAAGAGGGTTCTTGGTATGATAAGAGAAAAAAAGATCAAAAGATATCTTTTGGCTCCCTTTGGAAATGAATTCCTCAAGAAGAAAACTGTACGTGACCTAATGGACATTGCAATAATTGCAGATATTAACGTCAACGTAAATAGACTAATAGAGATACTCTCATTAAATGATGAAGTAGAATTTATAATCATAACCTGCGATGGTAAGTATAAAGGTTATCTTGACAAAAATGCAGTCATTAAAATAATCAGTGAAAAGAAGATAGGAGAAGCCAAAAATCAAAATCCCCTTACAAGGCTTCCAGGAAATACCCAAATATCAGATTTTATAGAAAAAACTCTTTTAGATAAAGCAAATGGATATATTTACACATACTTTGACTTCAATAATTTCAAGAGTTACAATGACAAGTATGGATTTAAAAAAGGGGACAAAATAATCACCTTATTTAGTGAGATTTTAAAAGATGAAGAAAAAGATGAAAATTCATTTATAGGCCATGTAGGTGGGGATGATTTTTTTTTAGGCATAAGGCAAAGGCCAAATAAAAATTTTAATGATACCCTAGATAAGATAACCTCAATTGCAGATATGTTTAAAACCCAGGCCCGGGACCATTATGATCAGAAAGACTTAAAAAAGGGTTTTATTTTAAGTCAAGACAGAAGCGGCCAGCTTAGAAAGGTACCTCTTATAACTGTCTCTGCTGCAATTTTAGAAATTATTCCAGGAGAAAGGAATTGTACAATCGAAGATGTCAGTGATCTCCTATTTAAATTAAAAAAGAATTCTAAAATAGCAAAAGATTCCACATGCTGTTCGACCATACTGCCATACAAACAATTTTTTTAACGTATCCATATCTTAAGCTTAATTTCTGTACCTCGAAATAGGTCAAGTCATTTTACTAATTATTTTATAAAAGCTAGTTTATAAAACACAGACTAAAAAAGGGAGCCTCTAAGGCTCCTTATACTTTTCTGGCTTTAACTTTTTGTCTATCCTGCTGAAGTTTCCACCTTAAATTATATGCTGCTCGCAATTTTTATGCCGAACTTATCTTTTACTTCAAGTTTAAATTTCAACATACTTCTTTCTTGATCATCCTGAAGTCTGGATTTCTTGGCATTAAGCTTTTTTATTTTTTTTATATTTGGTTTTTTATTACGTCTTTCTTTTTGGATTTGATTATCTATTTCCTTAATAGCCATCTTATGTTTTTTCTTATTATCCATGGCTCTTTCATGCATAACTTTGTATTGTCTTTGTTGTCCTGGTTTTAGATCACTTACTTTTTTTGCTATTTGAGATTTTCCTGCATTCTTATGAACCGAATAATTTACAGGCTGATTTTTAGAAAATGCCGTTGTTGAGATTATTATTGCTAAGATTCCGATTATTTTTTTCATTTTTTATAGTTCCTCCTGTTTGTTTTCTACAGGAATATTCTAACTTACTTAAGTGACAGTTATGTGATTACAATGTGTCACAATTTTCTCTTTCCTCACACTTACATTTCAGAACTTATTTATGAAAATATACATACATAAAAAAGGAGAAGCAAAAGCTTCTCCTAACGTAGCAACAGTCCAAATGCTAGATTTCTGATGAGATTAAGGGCAAAGTAAGCAAGTATAGGGGATAGATCCATCCTCATAGACCCTAAAGGTATTAGCATCCTAAAAGGTCTCAGTATCGGTTCTGTCACCTCATATACAAGATGTGTAAACTCATTTCTGCTGTATGGAGCCACCCAGGATATCACAATCCTTATCAAAATAAGCATTTTTAAGGCTCTTATAGCAAGATCTATAATTTTTAAAATCGATAACATTATATAATCCCCTTTCTTTTATTTTACATTCATAAAGTAGTGTTTAGCTTTTGCAGTATATTCCCATCCTGACCATATAGTCAGTATTACTGGGATCAACATCAGGTAAAAGTTATATTGATTTTTACCAAATATTATTATAATTATTATTACAATCATCTGAGAAGTAGTTTTATATTTTCCCAGTTTTGCCGCCGGAATTACCTCTCCCTTAGCTGCAGCCAGTGTCCTTATGCCGCTTATCAAAAACTCTCTTGCAATTACAACTATAGACATCCATGCAGGTATGTATTTTATATCCACAAATATTACAAGGGCAGATATAACAAGGATTTTGTCTGCTAAAGGATCCATCAGTTTTCCAAAATCAGTTATAAGATTTCTTTTTCTAGCTATATAACCGTCAAAAAAATCAGTTATTGAAGCAACCGAAAATATCACCAGTGCAATAACTCTGTAAGCAAAACCTCCACTTTCTGCATTTCCCAAAAAAAATATAAATGGAATTGCTAAAATTATTCTGAGTAGTGTTAGTTGATTAGGCAGATTCATCATGTTATCCTCCATTAAATATGTTTGTCTTTTTTCCAAAATTTATCAATCAATATAAACTCATACAGGATTCATTAAAAATTTGTAAAATTAAAAACAAATTACAGCGAAAAACACAACGAACCCAAATCAAAAAATAATTTATTTTACTGTATCTTCATTTTCTACAATGGCCCCTAGAAGATCGTAGTCAAAATTTTGTTCGATTTTAACTTTTACTATCTCTCCTTGTTTTGCTGTCCCATCGTTGGTCAAAATCTTCCCGTCTATCTCTAAAGCCTGACCTCTGGTTCTTCCTTCAAGCATATATTCACTTTCTGAAGATACTGTATCTATAATAACTTCTACAGTTTTACCTATAAA
This window encodes:
- a CDS encoding YggT family protein, translating into MLSILKIIDLAIRALKMLILIRIVISWVAPYSRNEFTHLVYEVTEPILRPFRMLIPLGSMRMDLSPILAYFALNLIRNLAFGLLLR
- the pgsA gene encoding CDP-diacylglycerol--glycerol-3-phosphate 3-phosphatidyltransferase, encoding MNLPNQLTLLRIILAIPFIFFLGNAESGGFAYRVIALVIFSVASITDFFDGYIARKRNLITDFGKLMDPLADKILVISALVIFVDIKYIPAWMSIVVIAREFLISGIRTLAAAKGEVIPAAKLGKYKTTSQMIVIIIIIIFGKNQYNFYLMLIPVILTIWSGWEYTAKAKHYFMNVK
- a CDS encoding GGDEF domain-containing protein codes for the protein MNNILWDNKLKILDFAFQPIICANSGEIYGVEALLRNSLEAGFKNIGDVFDSAYKDGSLYTLDLMLREKAIQKFKKLKFHKSIKIFYNLDNRLLEMPNFSMGKTEILLKENKIEKSSLCFEISEKYKLNKIEDINDMLSVYKSEGYIIALDDFGSGFSNLQKLYHFDINLLKIDRFFIKNVGKSSKKRIFLNNIINLVHTLGGLVVAEGIETEEEMHVCRMLGCDLLQGYYIQHPSQNLDDIKVLYHHVKENIIKQENFLGEDRNIIESHILKIEGTYIENHMDKILEVLKKNSHAEVFPILDQDKRVLGMIREKKIKRYLLAPFGNEFLKKKTVRDLMDIAIIADINVNVNRLIEILSLNDEVEFIIITCDGKYKGYLDKNAVIKIISEKKIGEAKNQNPLTRLPGNTQISDFIEKTLLDKANGYIYTYFDFNNFKSYNDKYGFKKGDKIITLFSEILKDEEKDENSFIGHVGGDDFFLGIRQRPNKNFNDTLDKITSIADMFKTQARDHYDQKDLKKGFILSQDRSGQLRKVPLITVSAAILEIIPGERNCTIEDVSDLLFKLKKNSKIAKDSTCCSTILPYKQFF